The Salvelinus sp. IW2-2015 linkage group LG15, ASM291031v2, whole genome shotgun sequence genome includes a region encoding these proteins:
- the LOC111975081 gene encoding ubiquitin-conjugating enzyme E2 G1 produces the protein MTEQSALLLRKQLAELNKNPVEGFSAGLIDDDDIYKWEVVIIGPQDTLFEGGFFKAYLTFPYDYPLRPPKLKFITEIWHPNVAKNGDVCISILHEPGEDKFGYEKPEERWLPIHTVETIMISVISMLADPNSESPANVDAAKEWREDPNGEFKRKVACCVRKSQEMAFD, from the exons AACTCAACAAGAACCCAGTGGAGGGCTTTTCAGCTGGCCTAATAGACGATGACGATATATACAAATGGGAGGTTGTCATCATAGGGCCACAAGACACCCTTTT CGAAGGAGGTTTTTTTAAAGCATACCTGACCTTTCCCTATGATTATCCTCTACGGCCTCCCAAGTTGAAGTTCATCACTGAAATCTGGCATCCTAATG TGGCAAAGAATGGCGATGTATGTATCTCAATTCTGCATGAGCCAGGAGAGGACAAGTTTGGCTATGAGAAGCCAGAGGAACGTTGGCTTCCTATCCACACTGTAGAGACGATTATGATCAGTGTAATCTCCATGCTGGCCGACCCAAACAGTGAATCGCCTGCTAATGTGGATGCTGCG AAAGAGTGGAGGGAGGATCCAAATGGTGAATTCAAGAGGAAGGTGGCTTGCTGTGTACGGAAAAGCCAGGAGATGGCATTTGACTAG